ATCGTCGCCGGTCCGTCGTTCCGCTTCAGATAGTGGAGGACGTGTCGCCGCCGCTGATTCGACAGCATCGAGAAGATGACGTCCTTCGAGAGTTCGGACTCACCTGGGCGTGTGCGACTCATCAGTTGTTGATTGCTCATCTTTTTGTCCCCAGTTCGAACGTTCGCCGCGCTGTCCCGTCCCCGACATGGTGTCGAGAAGTGATATGACACCGACCGATATAAAGACACGCTATCGATACAATCCGTTTTTAAAGCTCGGCGTAACGACTGAACGACCTGTTAGGGGTTCGGTAAGGGTCACCTTACAGTGAACAGTCGCACCGACTCGGGGAGGCCCGAAACCGGACGACTGCGCCGACCGAACCACGACCGTTCTGTACTGTCGTCCGGAGTGGGCGAACCGTTCACCGGTGCGCCGGTCGCCTCGTGTGAACCGGTCGCCTCCAGCAGGTAGGCACACGGGATCGGACCGAACCGGTCACACCGTTGGGCGATCCAGTCGGGACCCGACGCGACCGAGACCGGGGCGTCGGGGAACTGCGCGACCCGGCCGAACGTCGGGTCGTCGTCGACCTGCGGCGCGCCGAGGTCGAACCCCTCGCGGAGCGTGGTGACCGCCTCGTCGAGGTCGGCGACGCCGACGACGACCTCCGCGACTCCGGTCGCGGGAACGCCGGCCGAGTCGGGGTCGAGTGGGTCGCCGACGCGCGCCTCGCGTGGGGTGTGGTCGCTGACGAGGAACGGACAGAGACCCCCCGGTGCCGACCGATCCGGCTCGTCGCTGCCGACGACCGCGAGGTCCCACGAGAGTTCCACGCCGTCGGGCCGCACGCGGCTGAACGTCTCCGGGTCTGTGACAGCGAGTCCCCGGTCGCGGAGTCGCGCCACGTCGGCGTCGATGTCGTCGGAGCGGATCGCCCACGCGGACGGCCCGGCGTCGTGTCGGATGGCGGCGTCCCACCACGGCGCGGTGCGGTCGAGGTCACGCGATGCGATCAGTTCAAGGTAGACGCCGTCCAGAAACGGGACGGTCGCCATGTGCGTGACGCCGTTGTCGTGGTCCCCGCCGGCAGTGGGCGGGAGTCCGGCGGCGGCGAAGGCTCGCTGGAGCGCATCGAGGTCACGGCCGGCGACCGTCACGTGATCGAGTTCCATGTCGGAGGCAGGCAGCATCGTCGCTTGAAGCTTCGGGCGAGCCGAGACAGCGAACAGACACCACGCCTCCGGATCACTCGTCGCTGCAGGTGACGTGCGTCGTGATGTGTGTCGGCGAGTCGATCGTCTCCCGGACGCGCAGGACCGGACAGTTGGCCGTCACCCACGGCGACTGGCTCCGACTGTCGTCGTCGTAGTCCACCTGGAGGAGGTACCGACCCGGTTCGACCTCGTAGTCGCCGAAGCCGATCTGGACACCGGGGTCCAGCGGGAACTCCCAGCGGTCGATCAGCGGCAGGTCGGTGTCGAAGTCCACGTCGGGGTCGACCGGTTCGGACTCGCCGGAGGCGGTCCCGGGCGAGTCGTCTGTCGCCCCCCCCCGGAGCGTCAACAGGACGGTTCGTCTGCTCGTGTCGGCGTTGTAGACCGAGTAGCCGAATCGGGGGGCTGGCCGAGGTGTGGGCGTGCCGAAGTCGGCCGAGCAGCCAGCGAGGAGGGACGCGCCGGCCAGCGCGGTAGCTCCGAGGAACGAGCGACGGTTCATAGCTCGGCTATCGCGCGCCGAGGAGATAAGTTCGCGTTGTGTGACAGTAGCTCTCCTGCTGGCGTCCGAACGACGACAACCGATTTACGCCTGCCCTGCGGGGTGGCGCGTATGCAAGTAGACATCGGCAACGTGCTGTCGGCGACCCCCGGCGTCTCGCGTGACGGCCTGGAGCGACTGGACGACGACGTGGCGGTCGCCCACGAGCGCATCGAGACGGGACGCGCGGACGCGGAACACGGCTACGCGAGTCTGAACCTCCCGGAGACGGTCGATACGGACGCTATCCGACAGGCCGTCTCGCGGTTCGACGATCCCGAAGCGATCGTCACGGTCGGCATCGGCGGGTCGGCGCTCGGCTCTGCGACGATCGACGCAGTCGTCGGCGGTGACGCCGAGACGTACTACCTCGACAACGTGGACCCCGAGGCGACGACCAGCCTCCTCGAGTCGCTCCCCCTCTCGGAGACGGTCGTCAACGTCGTCTCCCGGTCCGGCACGACCGCCGAGACGCTGGCGAACTTCCTCGTCGTCCGCGAGGCGATGGCCGACGCCGGCGTGGACTGGGCCGACCGGACACTCGTCACGACCGGCGAGTCCGGCAACCTCAGGGAACTGGCCGACCAGCACGACCTGCCCGCACTCGACGTGCCAGACGGTGTGCCGGGACGCTTCTCGGCGCTCTCGACGGTCGGTCTCGCGGTGCCGGCGTTGCAGGGTGCCGATCTGGACGCGATCGTGGCGGGCGCGCGGGCCGAGGCGGATCGGCTCTCGGGGTCGCTGTTCGAGTCGCCGGCGTACGCCTACGGCGCGACGAGTTACGCACTCACCCAGCGCGGGGCGTCGGTCAACGCGTTCGTGCCCTACACCGAGTCGCTGGAGTACTTCGCGGAGTGGTTCGCGCAACTGTGGGCCGAGAGTCTCGGGAAGGACGGACTCGGGCAGACGCCGGCCCGTGCGCTCGGCGCGACCGACCAGCACTCCCAACTGCAACTGTACCGCGCCGGCCCCCACGACAAACAGGTGACGTTGCTCCGGCCCCGCGAGCGCGACGATCACGGGATTCCCGAGACCGATCTGGAGGGCCTGTCGTACCTCGGCGGGTCGTCGCTCGGCGACCTGCTTGACGCGGAGTTCGAGGCGACCGAGGCGAGTCTCGCGGCGGCGGGTGTCCCGAACGTCCGGATCGAGGTGGACCGCGTGGACGCCCAGGGTATCGGCGAACTGCTGTACGCGATGGAGGCCGCCTGCGTGCTGTACGGCGAACTGGCGAACGTCTCGACGTTCACGCAACCGGCGGTCGAGTGGGGGAAGAAGGCCGCCCGCGGACTGCTCGGCGGCGGCGACTTCGCGGAGGCCGACGCCGTGGCCGACAAGACCCGACTCGTGATCGACTGACCGCGCTGTCTGGGCTCGCTCTCGGCTCAGATCGCTGTCGTCTCGCGGACGACGACGTAGGCCGCGAGGGCCAGCGACCACAACACCGCACCGCCGACCACGACCGACATCGGGACCGCGTAGCCGAGGTTCCAGCCGAGCACGAGCAGGTGGGCTCCGGCGAGCAGTCCCATCGTGGCGACGGTCACGGTCGGCATCGTCCGGGGGTCGTTCGGCGTGTCGACGCGCTCGGCGACTTTCAGGACGCCCAAGACACCGACCATGATGGCCGGCACCGACACCACGCCGACGAGACGCGGCACGTAGTTGTCCGGCGTTCCACTGGCGGAGAAGTGGACCGCGACGGTCGGCGGCAGCGTCGGGAGGAGTACCAGACCGACGACGAGAGTACCGGCGACGAGGGCGACCGAGAGGAGATCGGTACGACCGAACGCGACCATACGTCGTGGTCGAACGCTACCCGTTTGCCGGTTTCGCCAACTCGTGGAGTGAGAGAGTCAGCGAGTCCGTGATCCGACCACCTCGGTCGCGACGGTCGCGTCGGTCACCGTGATACGCGACCCCGGGGACCTTACCGGTAGCCGAGTGCCTCGAGACGGTCGTGAATCTCGGCCTCGTCGTCGTACTCGACCGTCTCCTCGCTCGTCTCACCCCGGCGCTCGGCGAGGACAGTCGCCATCTCCTCGGCCTGCGCTCGGAGGTCTGTGACGCGCTCTGGGCGCTCGCTCGCCAGATTGTGTCGTTCCTCGCGATCGGTCCGGAGATCGTACAGTTCCGTCGCCGGGGCGTGCTGGACACCGCAGTACCGGCAGACGGTGTCCCCTTCGACGAGGTAGATCAGTTTCTCCTCGCGCGTCCGGAGCATCCGCCGTCTTTGTGTGTGTGCCTCCTCGGCGAGGACGACCGACCTGTCGAGGGGTTCGCCGGCGTCGAGTGTCGGCCGCAGGGACAGGCCGTCCATCTCCGGGACGGGATCGAGATCGAGGTAGTCGAGCACGGTCGGTGCGACGTCGGTGAGTTGGACGAGGTCGTCGAACGTCGCCGGCGTGCCCGAGTAATTCGGCGGGTTGACGACGAACGGGATGCGGGTCGACACGTCGTAGAGGCCGTGGTGATCGTAGTAGATGCCGTGTTCGGTCAGTGACTCGCCGTGGTCCGAGAGCACGACCAGCAGCGTGTTCTCGAACTGGTCACGGGCGTCGAGCACGTCGATCAGCGCGCCGATGCGGCGGTCCACCTCGGTCACGGCCGCGTCGTAGTGTGCGCTGACGACCGCCGAAGACGGCTGATCGTCACCGAAGTAGTAGCGCTCTCGAACCTCCGGAAACGCGCCGCTGGTCACGAGGTCGTGAAAGTGCGTCGGGACGTGTTCGGCGACCCCGTGGAGTCGCTCTACTTCGTAGTCGTATCGGTCCAGATACTCCCGGACGAGGTTCGGATCGACGGCGTAGGGGACGTGGGTGTCCATCAGGTGGACGAAGGCGTAGCACGGGCCCGACTCCCCGACGAACGCGTCGAAGTCTCGGACGACCTCGTCGGGAGTGTCGTCGAAGTAGTCGTCGCCGACGTCGTTTCGGGCACCGAACAGGCGTTCACGCGTCGGTTCGAGAACACGCTGGTACGCGGTCGACCCGAGATCACGGAGCGTGGGGTGGATGGCGTCGAGGCGCGTGCCGATATCACTGTACTTCGTCTCGTCGGACTCGTCGAAGGCCGTCTCACGTTCGCCCGTGACAGGGTAGTGATCGAACCCGTTCCGGTGCCAGCGACCGAGCGGGCGGCCGAACTTCCCGGTTCGGTAGCCGGCGTCGGAGAGGAGTTCGGGGAGTTGGCCGGTCGTCTCGACGGCCGCCTTCTCCTCGTCGGTGATCCGGAAGCCGTGGTTGACGACGCCGTGTGAGAGAGGGTAACGGCCGGTCTGGATGCTCGTCACCGCCACGTCGGTCACGTTCGTCGTGCTGAAGGCCTCGGTGAAGGTCGCCGACCGCGAGGCGAGCGCGTCGAGGTTCGGCGTCAAGCCACGCGTGCCGACACGGTCGGCTCGGAGCGCGTCGGCGACGATCACGACGACGTTCGGTTGCATGACGGTCTCGTCGGGCTACGAGGTGTTAGCTATCGGTCGCCTACCCCCGGCGTAAGTCGCGCATAACGCGCGGCGAGGGGCAACCGGGCAGGCGATCAGTGCTCCACCAACCACGTCGAGACCACCGAGTCGATGTCCGACTGCACGGCCTCCAACTCCGGAATCGTCGCCGCGTTGTACGACCGCTTGCTCTGGTCGACGTGTCCAGGTACGATGTCGTGAGCCGCCATCGACAACTCGGCCAACTCCGCCTGTATCGCGGTTCCCTCCCACTCCGGCAGTCGAAGCTCCGAGACCACCGACTTCGAGAGACTCGACTTCCCGTTCGAGGCGATACTCCGGATGGTGCGCTGGTAGGGTGCGGAGTTCAGCAGGGCACACAGCAGGTGTGCCTCGCGCTCGTCGTCGGTGGCGACGAACATGCAGTGGTCGCCCGGCACCACCGGCTTCTCGCCCAGATCGGGGTCCTCGCGCGTCGAGACGACCGCGAAGTGGGGCTTGAACCCCAGCCGACACCAGACGACCTTGTAGTCGGCCCACGTGTAGTCGCCGAGGCCGAAGAGCGTGTAGAACGGCCCGCGATCCAGCCACGAGGACGCCCGCGACTCCAATCGCTCCCGGTTGGCCGCGAGGTAGTCGTAGGTCCGGGGGCACTGCTCTCGCAGTGTGGCCTCGTTGTCCTGCCCGATGCTGCGAAGGGGAACGAGTTGCAGGTCGTGGCCGAACAGGCCGAACTTGACGACGTGACGCGACTTGAGGTACGGGAAGACGTGCTCGGACTCGAGGCCGGCCAGTTGCTCGCGGTCCAGCGCGTACACCGCCTTCGCGTCGTCCTTCACCCCGTGCCGGATGGTGTGTGCGCACTCGCCCAGGGCGGCACGCTCCGCATCCGCCCGGACCCACGCCCCGGTCGGTGCCGTGGGATCGACCGCGACGAGGTCAGTGTCGGTCCGCGTGAGCGACGACCGGAGTGCCGACAGCGAGTCGAACCGCGGGTCTGCCTCGGCAGTCTCGGCGCTCTCGCCCGTCTCTGTCGCCGTCGACCACGCGGTCGTCGGCACCGGGAGCGAGGCGGCCGCCGGCGTGTCGTCGGCAGTCTCGCCACTTCCGGCGTCACCGTCGGCGAAGCACAGCGCGTACACCGCCGCGTCGGCTCTGACCTGTCGACCGAACGGCGAGAGCCCGGCGAAGTCGTGGACACTCGTCAGTCGGAGGTCACGGTCGCCGACCCGGAGCGACCGGAACGCCTTCCCCGCCGACCCGGTCAACAGGTCGCGCTTGAGCACGAAACTGGCGCGGGCGTCGTGTCCGGCCTCCGCGTCCAGATACCGGTCCAGACAGGCGAAGACGAACGCCACGCCCAGGTCGTCGTTCCCGTGCCCGAGGAGCGCGTGTTGCCCCTCGCGGGGGAACAGGTCGAGTGGCTCGACGACCTCGCTTCGCCAGCGAGTCTGCACGTCGTCCGGCAACCGATCCCACGTCAGCCACGGCGGGTTGCCGACCAGCGCGTCGACCGTCGGGACAGTCGGCGCGTTCGGGAACGAGGGGTCCGCGTCCGTCAACCCGACCACGTCACCGACCGCGACCGGGAGCGTGAGTTCCGGCTCGTCCACCTGCTGGAGTACCGGGGCGAGCGCGAGCAGGTAGGCGAGTCGGGCGCTCGTCACGGCGATGGGGTTCAGATCGATGCCGAGCACCGTGTCGGTGAGTCGCCGAAGCTGTTCTGCGGGGGGGACGCCACGCTCGGCGAGCAGTCGGCGTTTGCGGTCGAGCGTGACCGCGAGAAAGACACCGGAGCCACACCCCGGATCGAGGACGGTCGCGTCGGCCAACCAGTCGTCGGCAACGACGTCCGCGCCGGTCCGTGCGTCAGCACCGCCTGCGCCCGACCCGGTCAGTGCCGACACCGCGAGTTCGGCGACGCCGGGCGGGGTGTGGTACTCGCCGAGTGCCAGTCGACTCTCGCGCGGGACGACAGCCTCGTACAGTCGTCTGAGGTCTGCGACCCCGGTGTCAAGCAGAGTCTCGCCGTCGATCTCCGGCCCGACGACCGAGGCGACTCCGGACTCTCGACCGAGTCGGTCGGCGAGGTCCGCGAGGCGGTCGCCGAGGTCGCCTCCCTCGGCGCTGTCGGCGTCCCCGAGGTCGACACCGAGCGTCTCGGCGGCGACCGACAGCAGGCGACCGACGACGAACTCGTGGTAACAGCAGTCGAGAAACAGCGTCGTCGGATCCACGTCGTTGGCGGCCAGCGCGTCACCGTGGGCCGCTCGGAGGAACGAGAGCCACGCTGTCCGGACAGGGGCGACGTCGTCGTCTCGGTCGCGCGCGTACTCGTGGAACTGCCGGTAGGCGGCACTCTCGCGGTCCCACCGACCGATCGGAAGTCCGGTCACGGATCGCCACCTCGCGACCACGTCGAGAGTAGCACTGTCACCGCAGTCGACCGCCCGGCCGATTAAGTCTTGCCGGACAGGTTCCCGGCGGTCGGTGCTCGCAGAGAGGCGGCAGACCGGAAGACTGCAAGCC
This genomic window from Salinirubrum litoreum contains:
- a CDS encoding glucose-6-phosphate isomerase, producing MQVDIGNVLSATPGVSRDGLERLDDDVAVAHERIETGRADAEHGYASLNLPETVDTDAIRQAVSRFDDPEAIVTVGIGGSALGSATIDAVVGGDAETYYLDNVDPEATTSLLESLPLSETVVNVVSRSGTTAETLANFLVVREAMADAGVDWADRTLVTTGESGNLRELADQHDLPALDVPDGVPGRFSALSTVGLAVPALQGADLDAIVAGARAEADRLSGSLFESPAYAYGATSYALTQRGASVNAFVPYTESLEYFAEWFAQLWAESLGKDGLGQTPARALGATDQHSQLQLYRAGPHDKQVTLLRPRERDDHGIPETDLEGLSYLGGSSLGDLLDAEFEATEASLAAAGVPNVRIEVDRVDAQGIGELLYAMEAACVLYGELANVSTFTQPAVEWGKKAARGLLGGGDFAEADAVADKTRLVID
- a CDS encoding twin-arginine translocation signal domain-containing protein; the protein is MNRRSFLGATALAGASLLAGCSADFGTPTPRPAPRFGYSVYNADTSRRTVLLTLRGGATDDSPGTASGESEPVDPDVDFDTDLPLIDRWEFPLDPGVQIGFGDYEVEPGRYLLQVDYDDDSRSQSPWVTANCPVLRVRETIDSPTHITTHVTCSDE
- a CDS encoding sulfatase family protein, with the protein product MQPNVVVIVADALRADRVGTRGLTPNLDALASRSATFTEAFSTTNVTDVAVTSIQTGRYPLSHGVVNHGFRITDEEKAAVETTGQLPELLSDAGYRTGKFGRPLGRWHRNGFDHYPVTGERETAFDESDETKYSDIGTRLDAIHPTLRDLGSTAYQRVLEPTRERLFGARNDVGDDYFDDTPDEVVRDFDAFVGESGPCYAFVHLMDTHVPYAVDPNLVREYLDRYDYEVERLHGVAEHVPTHFHDLVTSGAFPEVRERYYFGDDQPSSAVVSAHYDAAVTEVDRRIGALIDVLDARDQFENTLLVVLSDHGESLTEHGIYYDHHGLYDVSTRIPFVVNPPNYSGTPATFDDLVQLTDVAPTVLDYLDLDPVPEMDGLSLRPTLDAGEPLDRSVVLAEEAHTQRRRMLRTREEKLIYLVEGDTVCRYCGVQHAPATELYDLRTDREERHNLASERPERVTDLRAQAEEMATVLAERRGETSEETVEYDDEAEIHDRLEALGYR
- a CDS encoding VOC family protein, giving the protein MELDHVTVAGRDLDALQRAFAAAGLPPTAGGDHDNGVTHMATVPFLDGVYLELIASRDLDRTAPWWDAAIRHDAGPSAWAIRSDDIDADVARLRDRGLAVTDPETFSRVRPDGVELSWDLAVVGSDEPDRSAPGGLCPFLVSDHTPREARVGDPLDPDSAGVPATGVAEVVVGVADLDEAVTTLREGFDLGAPQVDDDPTFGRVAQFPDAPVSVASGPDWIAQRCDRFGPIPCAYLLEATGSHEATGAPVNGSPTPDDSTERSWFGRRSRPVSGLPESVRLFTVR
- a CDS encoding DUF1648 domain-containing protein, coding for MVAFGRTDLLSVALVAGTLVVGLVLLPTLPPTVAVHFSASGTPDNYVPRLVGVVSVPAIMVGVLGVLKVAERVDTPNDPRTMPTVTVATMGLLAGAHLLVLGWNLGYAVPMSVVVGGAVLWSLALAAYVVVRETTAI